The DNA region TATACAATATCTCACCCTTTTCCTTATACCTTTGCAATAGCAAGGTACAAAGGGGTTGAGTGTTAAGACAGTGTGGCAGTCGGATTTCATCACCTTGCTACTGTTACTCAAATCTACGTTTATAAGAAGTATGTACAAGACACCACTGAACTGACGGccagcatttaaaaataagcattttaataaaatatacagatggcagcctttacaaatatttttcttcaaagTTTTATAGTTATCAGCATTTACTTCAAAATAATAGGCTGAGAGCCCTCCGGTATTTATACGGATACTTTGAGACAGTACAGATTGCTGCACCCAGAAAGGGAATACCAGCAAATGTACATAAATGTAATTTCATGGCTTGGAAAATGCGATTCAATCAAGTAAAGTTAATCTTCATAGTTTGTTACAGTAGCATTTGGTAtaagggaaaaaacccaaaaccttagCTGAGTTGTGCTCAAAATGTCCATTCATCAATGCAGCCAGTCAAACGAATCCACTGCTAATAagcaagtttcacctcactcaGGAAACATCCTTCACCTTCACTTGTGACACTGACAGAACAAAGGTATTACAACATTTACACAGAATTACTAATCACAATCTACATTGCTGAGGAGACATTCTCAGCTAGATCTGCTGCTTTCACTGGGGCTTCGGTTGTTAGAGGAACTGCGATCACTTTCACTGTCAGAGCCATAAGacctacaatttaaaaaaaaaaaaagaaaaaagattaaaaCTTCATACAAATCAGATTTCTATCTGTTTGTTTCAAGTTCAAAACTGTGGTGATCCAAATCTTAGGAGATGAGTGTAGGTGAAAAGAAAAAATCTGTGTAAACTTCTACAGGAACACAATATatatccattttgaagcacttggaggagaggaaggagatcgggaacagtcagcatggattcaccaagggcaagtcatgcctgaccaacctgattgccttttatgatgagataactggctctgtggatatggggaaagcagtgaatgtgatatatcggtctcccacagtattcttgcgagcaagttaaaaaaagtatggatgGGATGAATGGAGCATAAAGTGGACAGAAacctggctagatcgttgggctcaacaggtagtgatcaacagcttgatgtttagttggcagccagtatcaagcggagtgccccaggggtcggtcttggggccagttttattcaacatcttcattaatgatctggatgatgggatggattgcaccctcagcaagtttgatgatgacactaagctagcaggagaggtagatatgctggagagtagagattaggatggaagaatcccatgcacagctacaggctgaggactgactggctaagcggcagttatgcagaaaaagacctggggattatagtggacgagaagctggatgagagtcaacagtgtgcccttgttgtcaagaaggctaatggcattttggactgtataagcaggggcattgccagcagatcgagggacatgatcattcccctctattcggcacttgtgaggcactggaatgggttatctagggaggtggtggaatctccttccttagaggtttttaaggtcaggcttgacaaagccctggctgggataatttagatgggaattggtcctgctttgagcagggggttggactagatgacctcctgaggtcccgtccaaccctgatattctatgattctttgattataaccctaatcttctatgattccattgAAAATCTCATCATTTTGACAGAGCGTCATCATTTCAAAGCCTATTTGTTACATCCAAAATGTTGCTAAATTTCCAGAGTTTGCAGTGAGGTCAACAGGgcatttccattaacttcaatgtggCCAGGATATCACCCACACTAACTAAATTTTGGAAGCAGAACCAAGAGATGTATTTTGTTTTGCCTGAGTTCAGTGAGCTAGCACAGGCTGAACAGGCAGTGTCTTTCTGAATGGATCCTTAGAGCTGTTTTACTTGTATTTTCTccaagggcctaatcctgcaaaaacCTTACCTCATGCAAGTAATATCAAATCAACACGTGAGAAGGGGTTTGCAAGACTGGGCCCCCTGAAATGATAAAACTAGGTTTTGGAAATATCAGCATATCAAAATGAGCACAGGCACTTTCTGGCTGTACAAACCAGAAGTGTTGACTACTTGGCCAATGGCCAGGATGCAGCttgcttgattttcttttttggtccttctggttgtgaagaaaaccttccaaaGGCAAATAAGTGTACCCTGATCCAATGGAGTCTTCCTGATGTTTgcaggaaggctgaaacaattatTCAGAGGGCTCTACTTCCCACCCTCCATTATCCTCATGAGGATGTCAACATTAATGCAGAATGAAACAACTttatgggcatgtctacacagtgtGGTATGCACACCAGTGTGGGGGTGTCAATTCTAGTGTTGTGCACTAACTGACTGACATAGACCCTGTTGGTGCGcactaaaagttctctagtgcACAGTAGAGAACTTtgagtgcacaccagcagggtctacacaagCCAGTTAGCATGCAACACATTGGTGAAAGTTAGAATTCACACCTCACTGATGTATGTTACTGCACTGTGCAGACAAGTCCTATGTCACCAGTGGATGGAATGGGTAGGGGTGGGAGTGATTTCCACAGGCTAGAAACAGAATTGTTACAAGGAGAGAAATATAGAGGAAACAAGAAAATTGGGGAATGAAAAAGAAAGGAGaatggagaaggaagaaaaaagggGCAGAAACAGTGATGTTGCTGAACACTGGCACATTTTCTCACCCAAGTGATGCTGGTTGAGAGAACAACAACTAAAATTTAACTTAACTTACTACCGAACGATCATATTCCATCCTTGATCTTTGTGCAAACCTCCCACAGACATATGAAGGAATTCCATTGTGGATTGAGGGTGATATATAGTCCCAAATTTATACCATGGACCATACTGTACAGACAGCAATACCAGCAATGCACTAGGCTTGTagacaattcttttttaaacatgtGCTAGGAATGTCACCTTTAACAGCAATTGGACTGTGAAGAATGTAGCCAAAGTCTATAGAAGTGTAAATGTAATTACACTTAGAGGTACTTTAATTGTagctgcaaaaagaataggagtacttgtggcacctcagagatgaagtgagctgtagctcacgaaagcttatgctacaatacatttgttattctctaaggtgccacaagtactcctgttctttttgtggatacagactaacacggctgctactctgaaacttttaaTTGTAGCTGTAATTACATTGTAGGAAGCATCATTTTGATTGTCATTCCTGTTAGCATAGTTATTTTTCATCTCCCTTTCACAAGATTTTTGTATTAGACATTGAGGTTTAGCTAAAAAGGATCTACCATCCAGTAGAATCTTGACAACTGAAGTAGTTTTCAGTCCTTTATACCCATGACATTTAAGCACAAGCGTGGTCAATTTTAAATTCTGCAAATACTGTTCCTGATTTAGCCAATGGGAATTAaatgacagatttttaaaaaatgtgtatatgCATGTGTAGAGATGAAcatatgcgcgcacacacacacacacaatggattACATATAATACAatgatttctctctcctctcaaaTCCCTCTGCCCTCCTCTTTCCTTAGAATTCTTGGAAGTAGGGATTGCCTGTGTTTGTGTTCTCTCTCTATATTTCTGGTTCTTAATTTACCATTAAACAAATTTCCTAGTAACAGTACATTTTATACTTGAAAAAAGACTGCATCTATTGAAATGTTGTTCCTTATAAACTTCCAGTAAAGCACCTAAGGAAATTAATTGTGTACAGTTAAGTTTTTGAAATTGTGGCACTGAAAAATTACATACCTGGATCGTCTGTCATAACTTCGAGATCTGTGGTAGCTGTCACTCCTCTGACTTCTACTTCGACTACGACTTCTGCTATAGTAACTATCATAAGTATATGACCTACTTTAACAGGGAAAAAATAATGGAAGACTTTGGAAAGTTCTTTTCTAAAATGATCAAAATTAGAATTTTGGATGTTTCTTGTAAAGACATTTAtataaggaaatatttttgttgctatattcttattactACTTGATAGATTTGGCAAATAAGCCAAAATAATTgtaaatgtaataaaatgtttATCAGGAAGAGTATAAAGTTCCTTCACAAAGCAGTGGTTTACCCAAATAAATAGTTTACTttcaaaaataatgtatttttaaataaaataaaattttttacAAATCTGTCAACAAATTTTGCACAAAGTATAAAGAATATCAAGCCCTGACTTCCCTCCTTGACCATACGCTTGTAAAATACACAGCAGAAAAATTTTGGAGGGATTTAAAACGGAGGACAAAAGAGTAGAAAGCAGCAGTAAAGGGCACCAATCAATTCAATTCTCTTCAGGGCCTAATACCATGCCCATGACTGATATCTGGATACTCTGATTgctcttttcttcttttaaaacaatCTGATTTAATTTCAGGAAGGTAAGTTTGCAATATTTTGGCTTACTATAAAGCTGTACTTTGAACAATATCACTGTCTTAATATATTTGCTCATAATAAAAATTACTTTGTTTCCAGTATTCGTGTAGTATCATAATCCATACCTGGATCGACTGTGATGATCATATGAACTGCTTCTGGATCGACTTCTACTATAGGTTCGACTGTGACACAatcaaagaaatacattttaatcatTAAATTCGGACCAAGGACtgaattagaaaaaaattctaaGTGACTTTCTTGATATTCCTTGTCCACACTGCATGACATTTAACATAATTATTCTTCAAAAATAAGCAGTTACAAAAATCTGTTTCTATTCTTAAAAAGCATACATATTTCAGAGTAGATTGCTTCCAGGATGCACCTGCATAGCTACAGCTCAATATCAAAAAAACTAATTTAACTTACTAGGATGTGTCTGATTTGTACTTTTGTGATAAACACATATTCAGAGTGTTCTTACCTCGATCACAGAAACTTACCTGTGATTAagattaagattttgtcatgagaatttttcaaaatcatggacaggtcatgggcaataaacaaaaattcacagaagccatgaTCTGTCGGTAGGTGGGAGACTGACAGTCCAAGTCCCACtgcaggggatggaggggagggactGAGAGCCGCTTCAGCCCTGAGATCCAGAAGGGGGGCAAAGAGCTGAAAGCCATTCCAGCCATGCTACTCCAGACCCTGGAGGTGAGGGGTGGGAGGGCCCTGAGAAACGCTCCAGCTGAAGCTGAAGAAGTCATTGACATCCATTAAAGTCACAGAATTCATGATTCTGTGACCTCCCTGACAAAATCGTATCCTTACCTATGACTCTTGTAACTGTGATAAGATCTACTTCGACTTCTTGACCGATCTCTACTGTACCATCCTCTGCTTCGGCTTCTTGTATAGCTTCTTGATCTTTGAAAaacatatacagtaactcctcatttaatgttGTCTCATTTAACGTTGTTTCAATGttacgtccctgctcaattagggaacatgctcgtttaaacttgtgcaatgctcccttataacgttgtttggctgcctgcttgtaagattcagtggaagagcagcgactttacaaggaagcattgcacaagtcctgcttctccgcctcctccccctccctctcagtgcttCCCCCACCACCAACAGCTGCTTAGCAGCGCTTAggactgagagggagggggaggattggAGATGTGGCTCTTccccgctcctgcccctccctctcagaaagtcctaagcacgatgtgctgggagggagggtgacAGCAAGAAAGCCCcacatctccactcctccccctccgtcTCAGAAAATCCTAAGTactgctaaacagctgtttggcagcgcttaggacttggggggggggggcagagagatgtGGCGTGCtccggagaggaggtggagtgggggtgggaagaggtgggcctggagtggaacggggacaggaagaggtagGTGTGGAGCATTCCCGGCAAAATCCGATCCTGTTctctggggaagctgctgctgcaaaggtgcttcctagcatcTTTGCCTGCAGTGAGctatgcctgtgtggggtaagccggggcacttcccaaccacagtacagtacaatCCTGTACAGTATACAGTATAATGCCCTTTGTCTgctcccaaaaaatttccttggaacctaaccccccccacatttacattaaatcttatgggacaattggattcatttaacattgtttcacttaaagttgcatttttcaggaacataactacaacgttaagtgaggagttactgtactgaaatataattaaaatgaacaGTGACGGAAACAGAATTAACACTTCAAGATAAACTTGAAAAGTAAAGTGCTTTATTGCAAACTAGTTAGTGAAGAGACATATTGCTAGTTTCTAGTTAGCACATTACTGCTGGAAAATGAGAGATCCTGTCAACACAGAACTTGCACTTCTATCCCAAATTCATTTGCTTACTGTTTAAGTAAAACTATAGACTACTAAAACAGAGATTACATAACAAATTACTAACCTATATGAGTAAGTGGAACTTCGTGATCGACTTCTTGAGTGACTGTAGGATAGAGATCTTGTTCTATGTCTGGATTTAGATTCAGATTTACTTCGTGACCTACTTAGACTCCTGGATTGGCTGTTGTCATCTCTACTTGGAGGAGACTGTTCATCACTTGAACTCTCTTGGTTCCTTGGTCTCCGATTTAACCGTGCTGTCTTTCTAACTTCATCAAACAGAGATCCTGGCCTgactttatttttactttttatttctattCTTAAACCTTGTGGCTTAGAGTCAGGTGCTGATGTACTGTTTGTAACTTCTGCAGCACTACTAGTAGTAGCAGATTGTAGATTACCTACACCCTGTAAAGGTTTCCATTTATTATCTATCATACTGCTTTGTATATTTTcagttatttcagttttcaaagtGTTTTCCACAGTAGCGACGATGGTGACGGAGCTACTGTCTTGTATTTCTGGTTTTTTGACTTCTTTAACATTGATCAATTGTTTAATACAGTTTCCTTGTTTGGTTGTGTCTGGTCCAGGGTTCTCATTCTGTAAATCTTTGTTTGCATTAATATTTACAGTCTGAGATTTAGCACTCAGGATGACAGGAGACAAAATGTCCACAACCACCTTCCCAGGAGAGTTACGATCTGGAGTACAAATCTCCATGTTATCATCTGTCTGCATAACATCCTCTGATCCATTTTGTTTACTTTCTTCAATATGTTTAACACCTTTCTTTGAAGTAACCACATTTATTTCTGGATTTAATGTACTGGCTGAATAGTTGTGCTCACTGTTATCTTTATTAAGGTGACTATGATCTGGTGATGTATTGCACGTAGTGTTCCTGCTTGAGAGGTTCTCATCTTCACAATACTTTTCACCATTTCCAGTTTTATCTTTGCACATTTTGTTGTTTTCATAAGCTTGTTGGTTTTTATCTTTACTGTCCCCGGTaagttgcttttgttttttatcatcTCTGGTAACAGGCTTTTCATTCAtgtcctcatcttcctcctccccaaactCCAGTGGAGGCTGCCAGTGAAAAAGCTCTTTTTGTTTCTGAACCTTATgcttcttctcttttttctcctttgaTTTCTCTTTGGCTTTTTTGGAATGTGACTTTTTGAGGTTCTTTTTGGACccatgtttgtgtttttttgacTTTCCTTTAATATTTGCCAAACTGGAGTGGGAATTCTCAGATGCAGAAGAGGAGGACtgttgcttgcttgttttccagGTATGATCAGAAGAATCCAGAAAACCTTCTGAAGAATTTGATTTAGTTTTCACCCTGCTTTTGGTAAGACTGACCTCTGTATCAGATCCTGATGTGGCCTCACCTTCCTCTTTACTGGATGAGGGCCTAGAATCTTCTCTACCATTTCTAGTCTCTCCTCTTTCTGAATTTGATTCCGAGTCCCATTTACTGCCTGAATAAGTCTttctttttgtctttgcaccACTTCTATGCTGTTCAGAAGTTCTCTCCCTCAAAGATTTCTTTTTTGAATGGTCACTGTCCCATTCAGACTTGGATTTCTCCTCACTTCTGTCAGCAGTCAAATTGTTTTTATTCTCTTTCTGGTTGTCTCCTTCTGGTTGAGAATGTCCTTCTTTCTCCTGGACTGGCTGCATTTTAACAGAATGCTCACTATCCGTAGAGAAGTCTAAAGATGAtcttctctca from Gopherus evgoodei ecotype Sinaloan lineage chromosome 2, rGopEvg1_v1.p, whole genome shotgun sequence includes:
- the NKTR gene encoding NK-tumor recognition protein isoform X8, whose protein sequence is MQRLRTYRPPSGEKWSKGDKLSDPCSSRWDERSLSQRSRSWSHNGYSDLSTLRYTSHHKKHRKEKKKPKHKKKVKKQKHIKKHKQTKKKRASPSSEVESSRSSIRRTKSSRDRERKSPSSSLSSRRSSRRDWSKSDKDDQSSSTLSSRDSRSYYRSRCRSRSRSRSYSRRSSRSRTASKLSHSRSRSRSSTNSRHHRTVSNSPRNTKAELNENKPDKTEPVRAAVPQSDKVVIQPVVAENIPVIPLSDSPPPSRWKPGQKPWKPSYERIQEMKAKATHLMPTQSNYNLANIKEVNTSSSSHKRQKSSDSDRSGYSRSRSERSSDSWLRSRSRSSRSRSYSRSYTRSRSPSSSRSRSRSTGRSQSPNRYHSDQSGYSGSSSYYSLSDDDRHGSKRKSESSEQNFQSLKKRQESSSESSTVVRKSKAYDESSQGLKESERRSSLDFSTDSEHSVKMQPVQEKEGHSQPEGDNQKENKNNLTADRSEEKSKSEWDSDHSKKKSLRERTSEQHRSGAKTKRKTYSGSKWDSESNSERGETRNGREDSRPSSSKEEGEATSGSDTEVSLTKSRVKTKSNSSEGFLDSSDHTWKTSKQQSSSSASENSHSSLANIKGKSKKHKHGSKKNLKKSHSKKAKEKSKEKKEKKHKVQKQKELFHWQPPLEFGEEEDEDMNEKPVTRDDKKQKQLTGDSKDKNQQAYENNKMCKDKTGNGEKYCEDENLSSRNTTCNTSPDHSHLNKDNSEHNYSASTLNPEINVVTSKKGVKHIEESKQNGSEDVMQTDDNMEICTPDRNSPGKVVVDILSPVILSAKSQTVNINANKDLQNENPGPDTTKQGNCIKQLINVKEVKKPEIQDSSSVTIVATVENTLKTEITENIQSSMIDNKWKPLQGVGNLQSATTSSAAEVTNSTSAPDSKPQGLRIEIKSKNKVRPGSLFDEVRKTARLNRRPRNQESSSDEQSPPSRDDNSQSRSLSRSRSKSESKSRHRTRSLSYSHSRSRSRSSTYSYRSRSYTRSRSRGWYSRDRSRSRSRSYHSYKSHSRTYSRSRSRSSSYDHHSRSSRSYTYDSYYSRSRSRSRSQRSDSYHRSRSYDRRSRSYGSDSESDRSSSNNRSPSESSRSS